The following are encoded in a window of Anas platyrhynchos isolate ZD024472 breed Pekin duck chromosome 30, IASCAAS_PekinDuck_T2T, whole genome shotgun sequence genomic DNA:
- the LOC139999873 gene encoding olfactory receptor 14C36-like, producing MSNSSSITEFLLLAFADTWELQLLHFALFLGIYLAALLGNGLILTAIACDHRLHTPMYFFLLNLALLDLGCISTTVPKAMANSLWDTRAISYSACVSQVFLFSFLISAEYFILTVMSYDRYVAICKPLHYGTLLGSRACAQMAAAAWGSGALYALLHTANTFSLPLCRGNTLDQFFCEIPQILKISCSRSYLRSFWVLVIGVWLTSVCFVFILFSYVQIFRAVLRMPSDQGRHKAFSTCLPHLFVVSLFISTCFFAYLKPPSISSPSLNLVMAVLYSVMPPTLNPLIYSMRNRELKWAIRKVTSWMFLNSDKFPLFFQK from the coding sequence atgtccaacagcagctccatcaccgagttcctcctcctggcattcgcagacacgtgggagctgcagctcctgcacttcgcactcttcctgggcatctacctggctgccctcctgggcaacggcctcatcctcactgccatagcctgcgaccaccgcctccacacccccatgtacttcttcctcctcaacctcgccctcctcgacctgggctgcatctccaccactgtccccaaagccatggccaattccctctgggacaccagggccatttcctactCGGCATGTGTTTCacaggtctttcttttttcctttctgatatcagcagagtattttattctcaccgtcatgtcctatgaccgctatgttgccatctgcaagcccctgcactatgggaccctcctgggcagcagagcttgtgcccagatggcagcagctgcctggggcagtggggctctctatgctctgctgcacactgccaatacattttccctgcccctctgcagaggaaataccctggaccagttcttctgtgaaatcccccagatcctgaAGATCTCCTGCTCACGCTCCTACCTGAGGAGTTTTTGGGTGCTTGTGATTGGTGTCTGGTTAACGTCcgtgtgctttgttttcattcttttttcttatgtgcagatcttcagggctgtgctgcggATGCCCTCAGACCAGGGgcgacacaaagccttttccacatgcctccctcacctgtttgtggtctccctgtttatCAGCACCTGCTtctttgcctacctgaagcccccctccatctcctctccatccctaaACCTGGTgatggcagttctgtactcagtgatgcCTCCAACATTGaatcccctcatctacagcatgagaaacaggGAGCTCAAGTGGGCTATTAGGAAAGTGACTTCATGGATGTTTCTGAATAGTGacaaatttcccctctttttccagaaatga